A single window of Polyodon spathula isolate WHYD16114869_AA chromosome 2, ASM1765450v1, whole genome shotgun sequence DNA harbors:
- the LOC121327421 gene encoding oxytocin-neurophysin 1-like, protein MPAASIACFLCLLAVSSACYISNCPIGGKRAVIDSASRKCMACGPGNRGRCFGPSICCGEELGCYVGTPETKSCLEENSLSSPCEAGGRVCRAEEGGRCAAPGICCDEGESHTRAHVTGWRLGSPPFNLTDWLQPIYQIQITAST, encoded by the exons ATGCCTGCTGCTTCCATTGCCTGCTTCCTGTGCCTGCTCGCTGTCTCCTCAGCTTGCTACATCTCAAACTGTCCCATTGGGGGAAAGAGGGCCGTGATCGACTCAGCCAGCAGAAAA tgCATGGCATGTGGTCCTGGGAACAGGGGGCGCTGCTTTGGCCCCAGTATCTGCTGCGGGGAGGAGCTGGGTTGTTACGTTGGTACCCCGGAGACGAAGAGCTGTCTGGAGGAGAATTCCCTGTCGTCTCCGTGTGAGGCTGGAGGGAGAGTGTGCAGGGCTGAAGAGGGGGGGCGTTGTGCTGCACCTGGCATCTGCTGTGATGAAGGTGAGTCTCACACCCGTGCccatgtaacagggtggaggctgggatCTCCCCCCTTTAACCTCACCGATTGGCTGCAGCCAATCTATCAGATCCAGATCACAGCATCAacgtaa